Within Spinacia oleracea cultivar Varoflay chromosome 4, BTI_SOV_V1, whole genome shotgun sequence, the genomic segment CATCTTGCCACATGTCACTTCTTATATAACGATGACATATCATCTCATATAATTTTTAGTTATAGGTTTCAAACCCGTGACCTCtcatttgttaaacatataattTAACCACTATGCCACAACTCATGTTGTTGTTTCTTTTACGTTCAAAATTTTATTGAGTCAATATAATCAAATGATCCTAATCATTTCTTAATAGTCTCACATCACTAATTAGTCAAACTTTTACGAGTTACTAATCCTTACAtgataaaatatattaaatactCAAAGCAAGATATATTTGTAATGTAACAATTTAAATTAGACTCAAAATGtattatataataatctaattgaTTCTACTATCCGAGTCATCGCCCGAAACACTAACCAGTTAATCCTTAATTCAGTTCACGCCTTTCCGAGTTAAGACTTGTCAAGGTAGCCAACCACCGTTGATTAGTAGTAATCGAAACGTTGATCCCATCTCACTTAACCCATTTGATCCACAACAAAATAAGTGGGACCCACATTTACCTCCccccttcattttctctctcctaaacaaACACAACCCCAACACGCAATAGAGACACACACATACACAACACATTCACATCCTCAAAACAAACTACTCGTGAACACCTCCCCCCCTCTCCCTTCTCCTAACCACCCGGTCCAACTCTCACCTTTTTTAgcctcttcttcttttcttaaccTAACCCACCTCCCTTCCCTTCTTTCTCTCCCTTCCCACCACACCACCCCttccgttttctctctcctcccttccccTCATGGCTTCCGAAGAGGACCAGCCTATCTACAACGACGATGATTTCGACGACGATGATGATGACAGTGAACCTCTCAATGGTGGTGTTCCTGACGACGATGTTGCCGTTGATTCCGATTCTTCTTCCGGCGAAGATTCCACCATTGCCGGAGATTCCACCGCTGTTACTGTTGCTATTCCTTCCTCCTCCACTGCTATCTCCGTTGCTGTTCCGCCACCAGCGCCGAACTCTTCGAGTGCTGTGACAATCGCACTGCCGGATCCGAAACGACACCGGATTGACCCGCTGTCTTCTTCTTCTCCCATCGTGAATCCCGAGAAGAAGCCGATCGATGATTCTAGGAGGCTTTTTCAACGTCTTTGGACCGATGAGGACGAGATCGAGCTTCTACAGGGTTTTTTGGATTATACTTCGGGCCGTGGTACGACGTCGTCCGGTCACCACCATGATACGGCGGCGTTTTACGACCAGATCAAGTCAAAGCTTCAATTGGAGTTTAACAAGAATCAGCTGGTTGAGAAATTGAGGAGGTTGAAGAAGAAGTATCGGAATGTTATCAGTAAGATTAGCTCCGGTAAAGAATTCACTTTTAAGAGTCCTCATGATCAGGCTACTTTCGAGATTTCTAGGAAGATTTGGAGCAATATTTCTCCGAGTTTTCGAGGCGTGGCTGAATTTGATGATGACgatcaaaaccctaaccctaaccttACCCCTGGCTCCAATTTCGCTTCCGCGACTCCGCCTCGGCCGCCAAACAGCAGCTTTGTTGTCAGCCATATCAACCTCAACAACAGTGCCACTGGCATGGCTTCAACACCGATGCTTCTCGATCAAAAGGCAGGTAGCAGTGGTAGTTATAaccacaataataataatagtaataataataatgctgTTGGTTATGATATTATGATGTCGAATTTGAATAGTCCTGCTGCGAAATTGTCTTCAAGGAAGAGGCCTAGGGTGGGCAAAGTTGATGAAAAGTTTGGGAGGAATGTGAATTTGGGGGGAATGGTTGGTGGTGAGGGTGGTAATGTTATTGATAATAGTAATATTAAcaacaataatagtaatattacTAGTAGTAGTAATATCAATCTTGGTTCAACAATGCAGGGGTTGATAGAAGAGGCTGTGAGGAGTTGTTTATCGCCGATGGTTAAGGATTTGGTGAGTAATACGGTGAATGGGACGGTGTTTGGAGGCAGTGTTGGTGGTATTAAGGGAGTTGGGGCGTTGGCATTGAACGCTGTTCCCTTGAATTTTTCTGGGGTGAGTTCGGCGGGGAGTAGTGGTGGGGATGTAATGGATGAGAAGTGGAGAAACCAGCAGATATTGGAGCTTGAGGTGTATTCAAAGCGTTTGGAGTTGGTTCAAGATCAAATTAAGTTGTCTTTGGAGGAGCTGAGATCAATGGGgagctaaatttctgtttccTGGAGGTGATCGGAGTAGGTTAGTTGATGTGGATTTGTGAGTTTCTCTAATTTATTTTTCCTGTTTGATCAATGATAGAATATCAATTTGGCTGATTATATATGTGTAGGTAGTAACTCCGAGCTCATAGATTTTTCCGTTTATTTTATCCCCTTCTTTTTAGTTTGACATAAAAGAGAGCTGTTGAATAATGTTAATTCAATGTGTGTAGCTCTTTGCTCAACTCAATTTTATGTATAGCAATGATTTGAATAGAGAAGGCGGGATTCATATTGACGTATTCTGTGAGAGATGGCTTGCTTCTTGAGGGTTTGTTTTAAGCTTTTTGTATAGCTATTTAATCAAGCATTACCATTCAATATTTATATACTACAATAAGTTGATAACAATGATATACTGAATTCAGAAATTTGCCTTTTCTTTTGATGTTTACTTTTACGAACAATTAAATTGGTTGAATATCTTAAAATCATTGCCAAGTAAGTATACTTTCTCATGTGTCTCTATGGGTGGGTgtatgttg encodes:
- the LOC110788449 gene encoding probable transcription factor At3g04930 isoform X2 → MASEEDQPIYNDDDFDDDDDDSEPLNGGVPDDDVAVDSDSSSGEDSTIAGDSTAVTVAIPSSSTAISVAVPPPAPNSSSAVTIALPDPKRHRIDPLSSSSPIVNPEKKPIDDSRRLFQRLWTDEDEIELLQGFLDYTSGRGTTSSGHHHDTAAFYDQIKSKLQLEFNKNQLVEKLRRLKKKYRNVISKISSGKEFTFKSPHDQATFEISRKIWSNISPSFRGVAEFDDDDQNPNPNLTPGSNFASATPPRPPNSSFVVSHINLNNSATGMASTPMLLDQKGLIEEAVRSCLSPMVKDLVSNTVNGTVFGGSVGGIKGVGALALNAVPLNFSGVSSAGSSGGDVMDEKWRNQQILELEVYSKRLELVQDQIKLSLEELRSMGS
- the LOC110788449 gene encoding probable transcription factor At3g04930 isoform X1, which codes for MASEEDQPIYNDDDFDDDDDDSEPLNGGVPDDDVAVDSDSSSGEDSTIAGDSTAVTVAIPSSSTAISVAVPPPAPNSSSAVTIALPDPKRHRIDPLSSSSPIVNPEKKPIDDSRRLFQRLWTDEDEIELLQGFLDYTSGRGTTSSGHHHDTAAFYDQIKSKLQLEFNKNQLVEKLRRLKKKYRNVISKISSGKEFTFKSPHDQATFEISRKIWSNISPSFRGVAEFDDDDQNPNPNLTPGSNFASATPPRPPNSSFVVSHINLNNSATGMASTPMLLDQKAGSSGSYNHNNNNSNNNNAVGYDIMMSNLNSPAAKLSSRKRPRVGKVDEKFGRNVNLGGMVGGEGGNVIDNSNINNNNSNITSSSNINLGSTMQGLIEEAVRSCLSPMVKDLVSNTVNGTVFGGSVGGIKGVGALALNAVPLNFSGVSSAGSSGGDVMDEKWRNQQILELEVYSKRLELVQDQIKLSLEELRSMGS